The following coding sequences lie in one Arachis hypogaea cultivar Tifrunner chromosome 9, arahy.Tifrunner.gnm2.J5K5, whole genome shotgun sequence genomic window:
- the LOC112711682 gene encoding serine/arginine-rich splicing factor RS41 isoform X1, which produces MRPIFCGNFEYDARQSELERLFKRYGKVDRVDMKSGFAFIYMEDDRDAEAAIRALDRIEFGRKGRRLRVEWTKHERGVRRPASSRRSANGRPSKTLFVINFDTYHTRTRDLERHFEPYGKITSVRIRRNFAFVQYESEDDASRALEATNMSKLLDRVISVEFAVKDDDDRRGGHSPGRGHDRQRDRSRDGRRSPSPYRRERGSPDYGRGPSPYKRERGSPDYGRGRSRSRSHSPLRREQQVSPVYGRRSASPYGRQRDGPDPSRGSSRSPYHKERGRADHGISPSHSPDGRETSPQNGRGPSQSPYDTQKASPVNGHETRDSPDGKGNPSPYNGYKGSPNTGLEPRDSPNYSGPESPMHEAYHSQSPPAEE; this is translated from the exons ATGAGGCCTATCTTCTGTGGAAATTTTGAATATGATGCCCGGCAGTCTGAGCTGGAGCGGCTTTTTAAGCGATATGGGAAGGTTGATAGGGTGGATATGAAGTCTG GATTTGCTTTTATTTATATGGAAGATGACAGAGATGCTGAGGCTGCAATTCGTGCCCTCGATCGTATTGAATTTGGTCGGAAGGGGCGCAGGCTTCGTGTTGAATGGACAAAG CATGAGCGTGGCGTTAGAAGACCTGCTAGTTCAAGAAGATCAGCTAATGGGAGGCCATCAAAGACcttatttgttattaattttgaTACATACCATACCAGAACAAGGGACTTGGAGCGGCACTTTGAGCCATATGGTAAGATAACCAGTGTGAGGATCAGAAGGAATTTTGCTTTTGTTCAGTATGAATCAGAGGATGATGCTAGCAGAGCACTGGAAGCTACAAATATGAG CAAGTTATTGGATCGGGTTATTTCAGTTGAGTTTGCTGTTAAAGATGATGATGACAGGCGAGGTGGACATAGTCCTGGGAGAGGTCATGATCGTCAGCGTGACAGGAGCCGTGATGGAAGGCGGTCACCCAGTCCATATCGCAGAGAAAGGGGTAGCCCTGATTATGGCCGTGGGCCTAGTCCATATAAGAGGGAAAGGGGCAGTCCTGACTATGGCCGAGGCCGCAGCCGTAGTCGTAGCCATAGTCCCCTTCGAAGAGAGCAGCAAGTTAGTCCTGTTTATGGGCGTAGAAGCGCTAGTCCATATGGAAGACAGAGGGATGGCCCTGATCCTTCCCGTGGGTCTAGCCGAAGCCCTTACCACAAAGAGCGTGGGAGAGCTGACCATGGAATCTCTCCTTCCCATAGTCCTGATGGAAGGGAGACAAGCCCCCAAAATGGCCGTGGTCCTAGTCAAAGTCCTTATGATACTCAGAAGGCTAGCCCTGTAAATGGCCACGAGACCAGGGATAGTCCCGATGGAAAAGGGAACCCTAGCCCTTACAATGGTTATAAAGGAAGCCCAAACACGGGGCTTGAACCAAGGGATAGCCCCAACTATAGTGGTCCTGAAAGTCCCATGCATGAAGCATATCACAG TCAGTCACCCCCTGCAGAAGAATGA
- the LOC112711681 gene encoding protein DETOXIFICATION 49-like: MCQQSEYLRETLLIQNETQDAMREVISISKIAFPMILTGLLLYCRSMISMLFLGRLGELALAGGSLALGFANITGYSVLSGLAVGMEPICGQAFGAKKFTLLGLCLQRTILLLLFTSIPITLLWLHVKQILLLCNQDEDIATQAQSFLVYSIPDLIAQSFLHPLRIYLRTQSITLPLTLCAAFSILLHIPINYLLVSHLNLGIKGVALSGVWTNFNLVASLILYIVFSGTHNKTWGGFTFECFTQWRKLLNLAIPSCISVCLEWWWYEIMILLCGLLVNPRATVASMGILIQTTSLLYIFPSSLSFSVSTRVGNKLGEQEPSKAKLSAIVGLTCSIMLGLTALVFSVMVRNIWATMFTEDQEIIALTSMVLPIIGLCELGNCPQTTGCGVLRGTARPKVGAHINLGCFYLVGMPVAIWLAFFAAFDFQGLWLGLLAAQASCALTMLLVLYATDWEFQAQRAEKLTATDAVLLHDPEKDSLLS, translated from the coding sequence ATGTGTCAGCAAAGTGAGTACCTGAGGGAAACATTGTTGATCCAAAATGAAACACAAGATGCCATGAGAGAAGTAATCTCCATATCCAAAATAGCATTCCCAATGATTCTTACCGGTCTATTGCTCTACTGCCGCTCCATGATCTCCATGCTCTTCCTCGGCCGCCTCGGCGAACTCGCCTTAGCCGGCGGCTCCCTCGCACTAGGCTTTGCCAACATAACCGGCTACTCCGTCCTCTCCGGCCTGGCCGTGGGCATGGAACCCATTTGCGGACAGGCCTTTGGCGCCAAAAAGTTCACCCTGCTGGGCCTATGCTTACAAAGAACcattctcttgcttctcttcacCTCCATCCCCATAACACTGCTCTGGCTTCACGTGAAGCAAATCCTTCTCTTGTGTAACCAGGATGAGGACATAGCAACGCAAGCGCAGTCATTTCTTGTGTATTCCATCCCTGACCTCATTGCACAGTCTTTTCTACACCCTTTGAGAATTTACCTTAGAACTCAATCCATTACTCTGCCTCTTACCCTCTGCGCCGCCTTCTCTATTCTCCTCCACATACCAATCAACTATCTCCTTGTTTCTCACCTCAATCTTGGAATCAAAGGCGTGGCCTTAAGTGGGGTGTGGACAAATTTCAACCTTGTTGCTTCCTTGATCCTCTACATAGTTTTCTCTGGCACGCACAACAAAACATGGGGGGGTTTCACTTTCGAGTGTTTCACACAGTGGAGAAAGCTCTTGAACCTTGCAATTCCAAGCTGCATTTCCGTGTGCTTGGAATGGTGGTGGTATGAGATAATGATCCTTCTCTGCGGTTTACTGGTGAATCCAAGAGCAACGGTGGCTTCAATGGGAATCCTGATTCAAACGACTTCCCTTCTCTACATTTTCCCATCATCATTGAGCTTCAGTGTGTCAACAAGAGTGGGTAACAAGCTGGGTGAACAAGAACCCTCAAAAGCAAAGCTTTCTGCAATTGTGGGCCTCACTTGCAGCATAATGTTGGGACTCACAGCTTTGGTGTTTTCTGTGATGGTTAGGAATATATGGGCCACCATGTTCACAGAGGACCAAGAGATTATAGCATTAACATCAATGGTGTTACCCATCATAGGCCTTTGTGAACTCGGAAACTGTCCTCAAACAACGGGTTGTGGTGTTCTTAGAGGAACAGCAAGGCCTAAAGTGGGTGCACACATTAACTTGGGTTGCTTCTACCTTGTTGGAATGCCTGTGGCAATTTGGTTAGCTTTCTTTGCAGCTTTTGATTTCCAAGGCTTGTGGCTTGGCTTGCTCGCTGCTCAAGCTTCTTGTGCTCTTACAATGTTGCTCGTTTTGTATGCAACTGACTGGGAATTCCAGGCCCAAAGAGCTGAGAAGCTCACAGCAACTGATGCTGTTCTTCTTCATGATCCAGAGAAAGATTCTTTATTGTCTTAA
- the LOC112711682 gene encoding uncharacterized protein isoform X2, protein MEDDRDAEAAIRALDRIEFGRKGRRLRVEWTKHERGVRRPASSRRSANGRPSKTLFVINFDTYHTRTRDLERHFEPYGKITSVRIRRNFAFVQYESEDDASRALEATNMSKLLDRVISVEFAVKDDDDRRGGHSPGRGHDRQRDRSRDGRRSPSPYRRERGSPDYGRGPSPYKRERGSPDYGRGRSRSRSHSPLRREQQVSPVYGRRSASPYGRQRDGPDPSRGSSRSPYHKERGRADHGISPSHSPDGRETSPQNGRGPSQSPYDTQKASPVNGHETRDSPDGKGNPSPYNGYKGSPNTGLEPRDSPNYSGPESPMHEAYHSQSPPAEE, encoded by the exons ATGGAAGATGACAGAGATGCTGAGGCTGCAATTCGTGCCCTCGATCGTATTGAATTTGGTCGGAAGGGGCGCAGGCTTCGTGTTGAATGGACAAAG CATGAGCGTGGCGTTAGAAGACCTGCTAGTTCAAGAAGATCAGCTAATGGGAGGCCATCAAAGACcttatttgttattaattttgaTACATACCATACCAGAACAAGGGACTTGGAGCGGCACTTTGAGCCATATGGTAAGATAACCAGTGTGAGGATCAGAAGGAATTTTGCTTTTGTTCAGTATGAATCAGAGGATGATGCTAGCAGAGCACTGGAAGCTACAAATATGAG CAAGTTATTGGATCGGGTTATTTCAGTTGAGTTTGCTGTTAAAGATGATGATGACAGGCGAGGTGGACATAGTCCTGGGAGAGGTCATGATCGTCAGCGTGACAGGAGCCGTGATGGAAGGCGGTCACCCAGTCCATATCGCAGAGAAAGGGGTAGCCCTGATTATGGCCGTGGGCCTAGTCCATATAAGAGGGAAAGGGGCAGTCCTGACTATGGCCGAGGCCGCAGCCGTAGTCGTAGCCATAGTCCCCTTCGAAGAGAGCAGCAAGTTAGTCCTGTTTATGGGCGTAGAAGCGCTAGTCCATATGGAAGACAGAGGGATGGCCCTGATCCTTCCCGTGGGTCTAGCCGAAGCCCTTACCACAAAGAGCGTGGGAGAGCTGACCATGGAATCTCTCCTTCCCATAGTCCTGATGGAAGGGAGACAAGCCCCCAAAATGGCCGTGGTCCTAGTCAAAGTCCTTATGATACTCAGAAGGCTAGCCCTGTAAATGGCCACGAGACCAGGGATAGTCCCGATGGAAAAGGGAACCCTAGCCCTTACAATGGTTATAAAGGAAGCCCAAACACGGGGCTTGAACCAAGGGATAGCCCCAACTATAGTGGTCCTGAAAGTCCCATGCATGAAGCATATCACAG TCAGTCACCCCCTGCAGAAGAATGA
- the LOC112711679 gene encoding BAG family molecular chaperone regulator 2, whose translation MMRMRNMTNNYGVSAVNNGSEATTTRAMEWEMRPGGMLVQRRTDDSDRNSVPPAPTIRVRVKYGSTYHEVNISSQATFGELKKMLSGPTGLHHQDQQIYYKDKERDSKAFLDIVGVKDKSKLVLVEDPLSQERRYLEMRKNAKMEKAAKSISEISLEVDRLAARVSALESIISKGGKVAEIDVISLIELLMNQLLKLDGIMADGDVKLQRKMQVKRVQKYVETLDMLKIKNSMGNANNGGHHASVKAQQRHSNVHRLATIQEQPQSQGVSNGNNHRSATIQEQQQQNQPSEVVVTTKWETFDSLPPLIPVSSSTSTSASPLNNGNNNNSNNNSVHHKFNWEFFD comes from the exons atgatgaggatgaggaaCATGACCAATAATTATGGGGTCTCCGCCGTGAATAATGGAAGCGAGGCTACAACTACGAGGGCAATGGAATGGGAGATGAGACCAGGTGGAATGCTGGTTCAGCGCAGAACCGATGACTCGGATCGGAACTCAGTGCCGCCGGCACCGACAATTAGAGTTAGGGTTAAATACGGATCAACCTACCATGAAGTCAACATTAGTTCTCAAGCTACATTCG GGGAATTGAAGAAAATGTTGTCTGGTCCAACTGGGTTGCACCACCAGGATCAGCAGATATATTACAAGGACAAAGAGAGGGATTCAAAGGCGTTCCTTGACATTGTTGGAGTGAAGGACAAGTCCAAATTGGTGTTGGTGGAGGACCCTCTTAGCCAAGAGAGAAGGTACTTGGAGATGAGAAAGAATGCTAAGATGGAAAAAGCTGCCAAGTCCATTTCTGAAATCAGCTTGGAAGTTGATAGACTTGCAGCCAGG GTGTCAGCACTTGAATCAATTATTAGTAAAGGTGGCAAAGTTGCTGAAATTGATGTCATTAGTCTCATTGAGCTCTTGATGAATCAACTCCTTAAATTGGATGGTATAATGGCTGATGGAGATGTTAAACTGCAGAGGAAAATGCAG GTAAAAAGAGTTCAAAAGTATGTTGAAACTCTTGATATGCTTAAAATTAAGAATTCTATGGGCAATGCCAACAATGGAGGGCACCATGCATCAGTGAAGGCCCAACAGAGGCATTCAAATGTGCATAGACTAGCAACAATTCAAGAGCAACCACAATCACAAGGTGTGTCAAATGGGAATAATCATAGATCAGCAACAATTCAGGAGCAGCAGCAGCAAAACCAACCCTCAGAAGTAGTAGTTACCACAAAATGGGAGACATTTGATTCTCTGCCACCGTTAATTCCAGTATCTTCTTCCACATCCACATCAGCAAGCCCACTGAATAatggcaacaacaacaatagtaaTAACAATTCAGTTCATCACAAGTTCAATTGGGAATTCTTCGATTGA